One Nitrososphaerales archaeon genomic window carries:
- a CDS encoding Hsp20/alpha crystallin family protein → MWSEDFDEWFRRRRFPFFAPFFSKEFEKLMEEFDRYFQEVFRDLEQMVPKDLVREQRLPNGSITKRWGPFVYGYSITIGPDGKPQIREFGNIKPSLKERPLEVTDKREPLVDIIEEDGNIKVIAEVPGVEKEDIKLELEPKSLTISVDAERKYYKKVNLPAEVDTEQAKASYRNGVLEVLLKKVVAGARGRSIKVE, encoded by the coding sequence ATGTGGTCGGAAGATTTTGATGAATGGTTCCGAAGGAGAAGGTTTCCTTTCTTCGCACCGTTCTTCAGTAAAGAATTTGAAAAATTGATGGAAGAGTTCGATCGTTACTTTCAAGAGGTCTTTCGTGATTTAGAGCAGATGGTTCCAAAAGATCTAGTAAGAGAGCAGAGACTCCCCAATGGTAGTATAACTAAGCGTTGGGGCCCATTCGTATATGGATACTCTATCACGATAGGTCCGGATGGTAAGCCCCAGATCAGGGAGTTCGGTAATATCAAACCTTCATTGAAAGAGAGGCCTTTGGAGGTTACGGATAAACGTGAGCCTTTGGTAGATATCATCGAAGAAGATGGTAATATCAAGGTAATAGCTGAGGTTCCCGGTGTAGAGAAAGAGGATATAAAACTTGAATTGGAGCCGAAGAGCTTAACGATATCGGTCGATGCGGAGAGAAAGTATTACAAGAAGGTTAACCTTCCAGCCGAGGTCGATACGGAGCAGGCGAAGGCTAGCTATAGAAATGGTGTCTTAGAAGTCCTTCTAAAGAAGGTTGTAGCGGGGGCTAGGGGTAGATCGATCAAAGTTGAGTAA